In Deltaproteobacteria bacterium, the following proteins share a genomic window:
- the argH gene encoding argininosuccinate lyase translates to MSNGSNQSGEPVGSSAPQAGPKGAAYEKQLWGGRFETGPTRDVISFSTSIGIDWRLWEADIDGSIAHAKMLGKQGIITSDEAAEIAKGLGVVRAEIAAALAKGENPFPQDVEDVHSFIELRLKAAIGPVAGKLHTARSRNDQVATAFRLTLAREGQALLNELHQLETTLLNVAKPETETMLPGLTHFQHAQPVSLAHHLLAYFWMFDRDRKRLDQWMKRCLVLPLGSAALAGTSFPLDRQAVAIDLGFDRPSENSLDAVSDRDFAFELLADLSLVAIHLSRISEELVIWSAPEHGFVELSDEVTTGSSIMPQKKNPDVAELIRGRTGRAIGALVQMATTMKGLPLSYNRDLQEDKEPVFYALDSVRGSVRLMAYMLSGAKFNRARMEDSLKGDFSNATDLADDLAKKGVPFREAHEVVGHVVRHCMTAKVRLEDLSVPDLKRLDARFDEKSKEVLTHRFVMNARASEGGTSPVAVRLQIQKAEAALST, encoded by the coding sequence ATGTCTAACGGCAGCAACCAATCAGGCGAACCAGTAGGCTCTTCGGCCCCTCAAGCGGGACCGAAGGGCGCTGCCTATGAGAAACAGCTTTGGGGCGGCCGCTTTGAAACTGGGCCCACCCGCGATGTGATTTCATTTTCGACCTCGATTGGTATCGACTGGCGTCTTTGGGAAGCTGACATCGATGGCTCGATTGCTCATGCGAAAATGCTAGGCAAACAAGGCATCATCACTTCGGATGAAGCCGCTGAAATCGCAAAAGGCCTCGGTGTCGTTCGCGCAGAAATCGCAGCGGCCCTGGCAAAAGGCGAAAACCCTTTTCCTCAAGACGTCGAAGATGTGCATAGCTTCATCGAACTTCGCTTAAAGGCCGCGATTGGACCAGTGGCCGGCAAACTTCACACCGCAAGAAGTCGCAATGACCAAGTTGCTACTGCCTTTCGGCTGACACTGGCGCGTGAAGGCCAAGCGCTTTTAAATGAGCTTCATCAGCTTGAAACCACACTTTTAAATGTCGCAAAGCCTGAAACAGAAACCATGCTTCCAGGCCTTACACACTTTCAACATGCGCAGCCAGTTAGTCTCGCTCATCACCTTCTCGCCTACTTTTGGATGTTTGACCGCGACCGCAAACGCTTAGACCAATGGATGAAGCGCTGCTTGGTGCTTCCTTTAGGTTCCGCAGCACTTGCAGGTACCTCGTTTCCACTTGATCGCCAAGCCGTAGCAATTGACTTAGGCTTTGATCGCCCTTCGGAAAACTCCTTGGACGCAGTTTCCGACCGCGACTTTGCGTTCGAGCTTTTAGCCGATTTAAGTCTTGTGGCGATCCATCTTTCGCGAATATCGGAAGAGCTTGTTATTTGGTCGGCGCCTGAACATGGCTTCGTTGAACTTTCTGATGAAGTCACAACGGGATCGAGCATCATGCCGCAAAAGAAAAACCCCGATGTCGCAGAACTCATTCGCGGCCGCACGGGCCGCGCGATCGGTGCCCTGGTACAAATGGCGACCACAATGAAGGGCCTGCCACTTTCCTACAACCGCGATCTTCAAGAAGACAAAGAACCCGTGTTCTACGCGCTTGATTCTGTGCGCGGATCCGTTCGCCTCATGGCCTATATGTTAAGTGGCGCGAAATTCAATCGCGCTCGCATGGAAGATTCGCTGAAAGGTGATTTTTCAAACGCCACCGATCTTGCGGATGATCTCGCGAAAAAAGGAGTACCGTTTCGCGAAGCCCACGAAGTCGTGGGCCACGTCGTCCGCCACTGCATGACTGCAAAAGTCCGTCTCGAAGATTTAAGTGTTCCTGACCTTAAGAGGCTAGATGCGCGCTTTGACGAGAAATCCAAAGAAGTCCTCACTCACCGCTTCGTGATGAACGCCCGCGCCTCCGAAGGCGGCACCAGCCCCGTGGCCGTCCGTCTACAAATTCAGAAAGCGGAAGCGGCCCTCTCGACCTAG
- a CDS encoding argininosuccinate synthase — protein MSTPTIPAAKGGKVVLVYSGGLDTSICIPMMKEEYGYTEVITVTVDVGQPQADIDQAEEKAKIMKTTHFTVDAKEEFTRDFCFASLKANGEYQGYPMSTSIARPIIAAKAVEVAKKLGAKAFAHGCTGKGNDQYRIEYTIRALMPDAVIHAPIREMNLTRTWEIEYAKKHNVPIQQSLNKIWSIDENLWGRSVEGGRLEEPNFAPPEEIFQWTKSAENALNTRSTLTVTFEKGVPVALNGEKMGPSKLVIALNKIAGDNGIGRIDVMEDRMLGLKVRENYECPASTVLLKAHGALEALVLTRDEQRFKKVIDQEWSKLAYEGLWWDPFKDDLEAFINKTQERVTGDVRMSLYKGVATVTGRESKWALYSEDLASFDTTTFDQRESTGSVKMFGLQARMFLALSEKHGKK, from the coding sequence ATGAGCACACCAACAATCCCTGCCGCCAAAGGCGGAAAAGTCGTCCTCGTCTATTCCGGAGGACTGGATACCTCGATCTGTATTCCGATGATGAAAGAAGAATACGGCTATACAGAAGTGATCACGGTCACTGTCGACGTCGGTCAGCCACAAGCAGACATTGATCAAGCCGAAGAAAAAGCGAAGATCATGAAGACGACACATTTCACGGTCGACGCGAAAGAAGAATTCACGCGCGACTTCTGCTTCGCTTCGCTAAAAGCAAACGGCGAATACCAAGGCTACCCAATGAGCACATCGATCGCGCGTCCTATCATCGCAGCGAAGGCGGTTGAAGTGGCAAAGAAGCTAGGCGCAAAAGCTTTCGCCCATGGCTGCACTGGAAAAGGTAACGATCAGTACCGCATCGAATACACTATTCGTGCGCTGATGCCAGATGCAGTGATTCATGCTCCTATTCGCGAAATGAATCTCACAAGAACTTGGGAAATCGAGTACGCGAAAAAACACAATGTTCCTATTCAACAGTCGCTGAACAAGATCTGGTCGATTGATGAAAACCTTTGGGGCAGGTCCGTAGAGGGCGGCCGTTTAGAAGAGCCAAACTTCGCACCGCCAGAAGAAATCTTCCAGTGGACGAAGTCAGCGGAGAACGCTCTTAACACACGATCGACATTGACGGTGACGTTTGAAAAAGGCGTGCCTGTTGCTTTGAACGGCGAAAAAATGGGGCCTTCAAAATTAGTGATCGCGTTGAATAAAATCGCGGGCGATAACGGCATTGGCCGCATCGACGTAATGGAAGACCGAATGCTGGGACTTAAAGTCCGTGAGAATTACGAATGCCCAGCATCGACTGTTTTATTAAAAGCGCACGGTGCGCTTGAGGCCCTTGTTTTGACTCGTGACGAACAACGCTTCAAAAAAGTTATCGATCAAGAGTGGTCGAAACTTGCGTACGAAGGCCTATGGTGGGATCCGTTCAAAGACGATCTCGAAGCGTTCATCAACAAGACTCAAGAACGCGTCACCGGTGACGTTCGTATGTCGCTTTACAAAGGCGTTGCGACAGTCACTGGCCGAGAAAGCAAGTGGGCGCTTTACTCAGAAGACCTCGCGTCTTTTGATACGACGACCTTTGACCAACGCGAAAGCACAGGGTCCGTAAAAATGTTTGGTCTTCAAGCGCGCATGTTCTTGGCACTTTCCGAAAAACACGGGAAGAAATAG